The genome window TCCCCTGGCGCCAATTCCTCCACCACAAACTCCAGAGCCACCTGGGGTCGGTCGCTGCCGACGTGGTTCCCCAACTGGAAGGGGCAATTAAACCTCCGCTGCTGGGTTGGAGATTTGAGCATACACTTGGCGTCCCTGAACACCATGAAACCGCTGTCTCCGACATTCACGGCGTGGAGGGTCCCACGCTCTTTGTCAAGGCTGAGGATGCAAGCCGTCGACGAGCCTTGTATTCCGAAGTTGTTCACGTAGGCTTCTCTCAGCACCTTTCCTGCATCCACGGCGGCGGCTCCGACGGCGGACATATTAGTAGCCGCTTGTTTGGCGTGGTTCATGAGTCCCCTTGCGTACTCGCCGGCGTCGATGCCTTTCCTGGCCCAGCTACTGACGCCGTCCGCCACGCCGACAGTCTGGGCGTCATGGGAGATGAAGTGCGCGTCTTCGCCGAGGGGCTTTTCTGGGTTGCATTTGGGGAAATAGGACGACCCACAAaccaatttcatttcattacGGATCTTCCTCCTCTTTGGTATTAATTCTGGAAGTTGATTCAACTTCCTTTTTCTCCCCAATTCAAAATCTTGATCGACATTGCCAAAGCCAGAGCCAAGGGCACAGAAATTATTGATTGATGGgatgttattatttttgaaattgatCGGGCCATAACCAAAGGCAGGGTTATTGTTGGCGATCATCATCGTTGCTTTGCTTCAATTCGCGAGAGCGAGAGgagcaagaaagaaagagtaaTGCTTCAATTCGCTAGAGCGAGAGCGAGAGAAGCAAGACAGAATGACAGTAATGAAAGCGAGCGAGTGAAGAAAGTGAAGGAGACTTAATCCCCTCCCTATATGTAGGCTCTCATGCTTTTTCCAAATCAGATAAGGAATCCTGATTTGACCAAAGTTGACCTGTTTTACAGCtgtataaatttcaaattttttcctCAACCATAACctaataaaattaacaaaataataataatttctgTACGTTTCTCGTAAAATTATACATTTTCTAGTGCTAATATGGATGCCATGTGTATGCCAAGTGGACAaacatatatttaaaaataaaaaatgtgagATAAGccaaaatacataaataaacaaCTGAAGTAACAAACAACAATTTACCTTTTCCCATCTCATGGCATCCACGTCAACCAAAATGTGAGCTCCACATTTTCCATATCATTAGTTAATAAtagcaaaaaaaatacatgtggAAATTCAATCATTAATTTAATTCCTAAATAATGAATgatcaatatatataaaatttttcCACATCTCCCAGACCGAGAGGGATCTTGAACAATGTAATGTCGTACATTCCTTGTTTAAATTCatggcatgtttactaatctaTAATTGGATTATGAGGAATTaaattgaggaggagttggattgaggagaattagattccggattcctattaaagttgtttactaaaccatatgaatTGAGGAGAGTTAGATTCTGGATTCTTATTGAAATTGTTTACTGAACCATATGGAATTAGGATATGAGTGGTTCTAAGTACTAAAATGTCCTTGTTGTTGGGTTAAAGTTGATGACAAACTtgggatttttaaaattgtctaaggatataatgggtaaaaaagatgaattcctaaTTAGTTAGTTCTTCCGGAATTAGAATATCGCCTCCTGAAAAACCCTTAGCCCTTCATACCCTTCAGCCGCACCAAGGAGAGGAAGGTGGTCTCTGGCCCTCCTCCCCTACCCCCTATCTCCCTTATATTTCCCTCACCACTTTCTCCTATCTCTTCCCTCACAATCCCTCTTCCCTTTTCCTTCTCCATTTCCTCATATGCTAGGGATTGGAGTTTTAGTTTGTGATGAGGCTTTTGCTGCCCAGATCCATGTGGatcttggttttgttttgttttgtttgtttgttttttttttctgtttctggtTGCAGGCAGAGGTGGCGGCGCCCACATTGGTGGGGTAGTAGCGATTGCTATGCTGATTTGTAGTTGATGTTGAAGCAGCCACCGCAAAACATCATTATTGCTATAATTTAGTTGTCGCTTTTGGTCCACATACACATGGTTTTGGCTCTAGTTCAGAGTTTGGAGTTACAATCATGGAAGTTGTCGGTTTGTGTGGGTTGGGGTTTAGCCGGTGCTGTATTAAGGATTTAGCCGGTATGTTATTATGGGTCTTTTCGGTTGCTGGAGAGGATGTGGAGCGGtggttgacaggacccgacccaattttcactttggaattcgagccaagtcctgtgcgtgtccgacacctggcaatgtcgggcacaaatgacctttttactcttcttgtctcaaattctttttaacttcccttagacttctgccgaaatttcggcagaatctcccctgtattttgactaatcccaaaaattttcacctgttaaacaacccataaattcacaccaactgccagaatattccaaataacagatctccactccagttttccaacttcaactatatatatcagagcattttctaagtttcagggtttcaactacaaaactttaccttacgTGGTGATGCGGAGGATTTGAATGGctcggtggtggatcccgcatatttctatggcctgggggcgaaaaacaggttgaaaatgtgagtggaccaaatataagatttatgaaaacagttaaaaatcat of Prunus dulcis chromosome 4, ALMONDv2, whole genome shotgun sequence contains these proteins:
- the LOC117625872 gene encoding probable protein phosphatase 2C 55, giving the protein MMIANNNPAFGYGPINFKNNNIPSINNFCALGSGFGNVDQDFELGRKRKLNQLPELIPKRRKIRNEMKLVCGSSYFPKCNPEKPLGEDAHFISHDAQTVGVADGVSSWARKGIDAGEYARGLMNHAKQAATNMSAVGAAAVDAGKVLREAYVNNFGIQGSSTACILSLDKERGTLHAVNVGDSGFMVFRDAKCMLKSPTQQRRFNCPFQLGNHVGSDRPQVALEFVVEELAPGDIIVLGTDGLLDNMFASEIEEVLVAFNKVSGGRDIDCAEVASTIATLALYNSLDKDNISPFQMEAQKAGLEHAGGKIDDITVVVVHVVESTTSID